In Candidatus Polarisedimenticolia bacterium, a single genomic region encodes these proteins:
- the hemH gene encoding ferrochelatase — MGSSVLLMAYGSVESVDQMADFLKEVFRGRPVREETVREFQDRYRLFGGRSPLLEISRRQAAALEKLLGIPVRVGMRHWHPYIADVVREMPEPIVSLSLAPQYSRFSVGEYQRALEAAYRGKILHVDHWHRQPRFLEAWVERIRAGMARHAPEMLLFTAHSVPEDPDDPYPRHLQETREGILRLLPATPPWDFAYQSASTAPLKWRGPDVDSKLKELSSRGVRKVLAAPVGFVSDHAEVLYDLDHLHRGTAREMGIQLERCESLNDHPLLIQALADAVREVA; from the coding sequence ATGGGATCGTCGGTCCTCCTCATGGCGTACGGGAGCGTCGAGTCGGTCGATCAGATGGCCGATTTCCTCAAGGAGGTTTTCCGGGGCCGGCCGGTCCGCGAGGAGACGGTCCGGGAATTCCAGGACCGCTACCGTCTCTTCGGCGGCCGCTCGCCCCTCCTGGAGATCTCGCGCCGCCAGGCCGCAGCGCTGGAGAAGCTGCTGGGAATCCCGGTGCGGGTCGGGATGCGGCACTGGCATCCCTACATCGCCGACGTCGTCCGGGAAATGCCGGAGCCGATCGTCAGCCTGTCGCTGGCGCCGCAGTATTCGCGCTTCAGCGTGGGGGAGTACCAGCGCGCGCTGGAAGCGGCCTATCGAGGGAAGATCCTCCACGTCGACCACTGGCACCGGCAGCCGCGTTTCCTGGAGGCGTGGGTCGAGCGGATCCGCGCCGGCATGGCGCGTCACGCGCCGGAAATGCTGCTGTTCACGGCGCACAGCGTCCCGGAGGATCCCGACGATCCCTACCCGCGGCACCTTCAGGAGACGCGCGAGGGGATCCTCCGGCTCCTTCCCGCAACGCCGCCCTGGGACTTCGCCTACCAGAGCGCCAGCACCGCGCCTTTGAAGTGGAGGGGTCCCGACGTCGACTCGAAGCTGAAGGAGCTGAGCTCCCGCGGCGTCCGCAAGGTGCTCGCGGCCCCCGTCGGCTTCGTCAGCGACCACGCCGAGGTGCTCTACGATCTGGACCACCTCCACCGCGGGACGGCCCGTGAAATGGGAATTCAGCTCGAGCGCTGCGAGTCGCTCAATGATCATCCGCTGCTGATACAGGCCCTCGCCGACGCGGTGCGCGAGGTCGCGTGA
- the hemG gene encoding protoporphyrinogen oxidase, which translates to MKKVLVAGAGISGLATAFYLGRQRPDLAITVLDPRDRLGGVITTQVRDGFLIEGGPDSFVLIKPWGLQLCRDLGIEKRLIPTDPANRKVYILARRGLEPLPPGVMLTAPTKLLPLLRSRLFSWPGKIRMGMDLLLPRGKEQEDESLGSFVRRRLGQEAVDKIAEPILAGIFLSEADRLSLRSTFPRLLEMEREHRSLILAFRRQASGAKSHAGAGAGSPFRTFAGGMAELIDCLRDAMPQVEFRTGVRVERIEGPRKVITNREVLEPDAVVLAMPPPDCAGVLRGLSPALAEKIARITTLSTATVSLGYRRPAARVALDATGFVIARGESRRILACTWSSRKFPGRAPDGDLLLRCFLGGKNGAILQNDDSALVRIAREEVADLMGMPDPPVLSAVYRWPLANPIYEVGHEARVREIESMLDPALNIHLTGSGFRGIGIPDCVGDAMRVAAEVARRT; encoded by the coding sequence GTGAAGAAAGTCCTCGTGGCCGGCGCCGGCATCTCGGGGCTCGCCACCGCGTTCTATCTCGGCCGCCAGCGCCCCGACCTGGCCATCACCGTCCTCGATCCGCGTGACCGGCTCGGCGGCGTCATCACGACGCAGGTCCGGGACGGATTTCTCATCGAAGGAGGGCCAGACTCCTTCGTCCTGATCAAGCCGTGGGGCCTGCAGCTTTGCCGCGATCTCGGCATCGAGAAGCGGCTCATCCCGACCGATCCGGCGAATCGGAAGGTCTACATCCTGGCGCGGCGCGGGCTCGAGCCTCTTCCGCCCGGCGTCATGCTCACCGCCCCGACGAAGCTGCTGCCTCTCCTTCGCAGCCGGCTTTTTTCATGGCCGGGGAAGATCCGCATGGGGATGGACCTCCTGTTGCCGCGCGGCAAGGAGCAGGAGGACGAATCGCTCGGATCCTTCGTGAGGCGGCGGCTCGGGCAGGAGGCGGTGGACAAGATCGCCGAGCCCATCCTGGCGGGGATCTTCCTGTCGGAAGCCGATCGTCTGAGCCTCCGGTCGACCTTTCCGCGCCTGCTGGAGATGGAGCGCGAGCACCGGAGCCTCATCCTCGCCTTCCGCCGTCAGGCAAGCGGGGCGAAGAGTCACGCCGGGGCGGGCGCCGGCAGCCCGTTCCGGACCTTCGCGGGAGGCATGGCGGAGCTGATCGACTGCCTGCGCGATGCGATGCCCCAAGTCGAGTTTCGGACCGGCGTCCGCGTCGAGAGGATCGAGGGCCCGCGGAAGGTGATCACCAACCGGGAAGTGCTGGAGCCCGACGCCGTCGTCCTGGCGATGCCGCCTCCCGACTGCGCCGGCGTCCTCCGGGGACTCTCCCCGGCGCTGGCCGAGAAGATCGCCCGGATCACGACCCTTTCCACCGCCACGGTCTCCCTCGGATACCGGCGCCCGGCCGCGCGGGTCGCGCTCGACGCCACGGGCTTCGTGATCGCCCGCGGCGAGAGCCGGAGGATCCTCGCCTGCACCTGGTCGTCGAGGAAGTTCCCGGGACGCGCTCCCGACGGGGACCTGCTGCTGCGATGCTTTCTGGGGGGGAAGAACGGGGCGATCCTGCAGAACGACGACAGCGCCCTCGTCCGGATTGCCCGCGAGGAGGTCGCCGATCTGATGGGGATGCCCGATCCGCCGGTTCTCTCGGCCGTCTACCGCTGGCCGCTCGCCAATCCCATCTACGAGGTCGGCCACGAAGCGCGGGTCCGCGAGATCGAGTCGATGCTGGATCCGGCCCTCAACATCCATCTGACCGGCAGCGGCTTCCGGGGAATCGGCATTCCCGACTGCGTCGGGGACGCCATGCGCGTGGCCGCCGAGGTTGCCCGAAGGACGTAG
- a CDS encoding TolC family protein — protein MKGIMLSPVLLLWAHSGWAMEPAQPTSANPAALLREAEENSPAIRAARARLEAARHAPSQVEAPPDPEVSVAYTNDGLSRFTLGESEFAQLSLNWTQEIRSRGKRRQAGEAASRSSQAAEKELALVRLEVLSAVKSAYADLVRLDGTAAILDEIRSVLDSVEQTARRRYEVGQGIQENVLKAQTEILKLEAESTRVAQERLEVEARLDAAVGRAAGAPIGPAAAAALSGALGEDAEALAQAALAGSPGVGALEAEVRRRQASAELARLELKPDFIWSASYQYRGDLDPMVMGMLGVRLPLHKARKQAQAVAQAESDVTAAQQDLADRQVRTQSAVRELAARAQGAERLLELYEQGIIPQAANTLESARASYAVGRIGVLDLFNDLRVLLDARKDQISLEAERIQALAALEPLVGRDLVRVPESGDAAGGSHAPLR, from the coding sequence ATGAAAGGAATCATGCTGTCTCCGGTGTTGCTCCTTTGGGCGCACTCCGGATGGGCTATGGAGCCGGCGCAACCGACCTCGGCGAACCCCGCTGCGCTTCTGCGGGAAGCGGAGGAGAACAGCCCGGCGATCCGCGCCGCGCGGGCCCGACTCGAAGCGGCGCGCCACGCGCCTTCTCAGGTAGAGGCTCCTCCGGATCCCGAGGTCAGCGTCGCCTACACCAACGACGGCCTCTCCCGGTTCACCCTGGGAGAGAGCGAATTCGCCCAGCTCTCCCTCAACTGGACCCAGGAAATCCGATCGCGGGGAAAACGCCGGCAAGCGGGGGAAGCGGCGTCGCGCTCCTCGCAGGCGGCGGAGAAGGAGCTGGCACTGGTACGGCTCGAAGTGCTCTCGGCCGTCAAGAGCGCCTACGCCGATCTGGTGCGGCTGGACGGCACGGCGGCCATCCTGGATGAGATCCGAAGTGTGCTGGACTCCGTGGAACAAACCGCCCGGAGACGCTACGAGGTGGGGCAGGGGATCCAGGAGAACGTTCTCAAGGCGCAGACCGAGATCCTCAAGCTGGAGGCCGAATCGACCCGGGTGGCGCAGGAGCGCCTGGAAGTCGAGGCCCGACTCGACGCCGCCGTGGGACGCGCCGCCGGCGCGCCCATCGGCCCCGCGGCGGCCGCTGCGCTCAGCGGGGCACTCGGAGAGGACGCGGAAGCGCTCGCGCAGGCCGCCCTGGCGGGCTCGCCCGGGGTGGGCGCGCTCGAGGCGGAAGTCCGCCGCCGGCAAGCCAGCGCGGAGCTGGCGCGACTCGAGCTGAAGCCTGATTTCATCTGGTCCGCCAGCTACCAATACCGCGGCGATCTGGATCCCATGGTCATGGGAATGCTGGGCGTGCGCCTTCCGCTGCACAAGGCGCGCAAGCAGGCCCAGGCCGTGGCGCAGGCCGAATCGGACGTAACCGCCGCCCAGCAGGACCTGGCGGATCGCCAGGTCCGTACTCAATCCGCCGTGCGCGAGCTGGCGGCGCGCGCCCAGGGCGCCGAGCGCCTGCTGGAGCTCTACGAGCAGGGAATCATCCCCCAGGCGGCGAACACGCTGGAATCGGCACGCGCCTCCTATGCCGTGGGGCGAATCGGCGTCCTGGATCTGTTCAACGATCTCAGGGTGCTCCTGGATGCCCGCAAGGACCAGATTTCCCTGGAGGCGGAGCGGATCCAGGCCCTGGCGGCGCTCGAGCCGCTCGTCGGTCGCGACCTGGTACGCGTGCCGGAAAGCGGCGACGCCGCGGGAGGTAGCCATGCGCCTCTCCGGTAG
- a CDS encoding efflux RND transporter periplasmic adaptor subunit, whose protein sequence is MRLSGSRGWVILFATVLLAVAVLVGIRSLGHVGVGRGISGTHASKASAKPLYHCPMHPTIQSDKPGNCSICGMRLVLAEKSEAEIQPAPAQGPPPAPRKRLLYRSTMNPSEVSDHPGKDSMGMEMVPVEMEEPGEGGVEGLAPIQIPSRRRQLIGVRTTIAKRSPLTRTLRTVGRVAIDESRLHHVHTKVEGWIEELRVNATGEPVVKGQPLLQIYSPELLATQEEFLLALKARQSLPKGAPPASKSRMEELVESSRRRLLLFDLTPGQIEKLEKTGVPTRTVILYSPLSGIVLERKVTHGERIDPSMALLEVADLSRVWVLASVYEYELPFVKVGQKATMTLAYLPGRAFTGRVSLVYPVLDGATRTVQARIEFANPHLELKPEMYADVEILSDLGERLTVPESAVLSSGTRDIVFVDRGEGYFDPRIVKVGLRLPEAVEILEGLSAGESVVTSANFLVDSESKLKSALEAASAPSTQPTPTPTAPAHRH, encoded by the coding sequence ATGCGCCTCTCCGGTAGCCGTGGGTGGGTAATTCTGTTCGCGACCGTGCTGCTCGCGGTGGCGGTCCTGGTCGGGATCCGCTCTCTGGGCCATGTCGGGGTGGGGAGGGGGATTTCCGGAACGCACGCGTCCAAAGCAAGCGCGAAGCCGCTGTACCACTGCCCCATGCACCCCACGATCCAGTCCGACAAGCCGGGGAATTGCTCCATCTGCGGAATGCGCCTCGTGCTGGCCGAGAAGTCGGAAGCGGAGATTCAGCCGGCCCCGGCGCAGGGGCCGCCGCCGGCGCCTCGCAAGCGGCTGCTCTACCGCTCGACCATGAACCCCTCCGAAGTTTCCGACCATCCTGGCAAGGACTCCATGGGCATGGAGATGGTTCCGGTTGAAATGGAAGAGCCCGGCGAAGGAGGCGTGGAAGGGCTTGCCCCGATCCAGATCCCGTCGCGCCGGCGTCAGCTCATCGGAGTGCGAACCACGATCGCCAAGCGCTCTCCCCTCACCCGCACTCTCCGAACGGTGGGACGAGTCGCTATTGACGAGAGCCGCCTCCACCATGTCCACACCAAAGTCGAGGGGTGGATCGAGGAGCTGAGGGTGAATGCAACTGGGGAACCCGTCGTGAAGGGCCAACCCCTACTCCAGATCTACAGTCCCGAGCTTCTGGCCACGCAGGAGGAGTTCCTGCTCGCCCTCAAGGCCCGCCAGAGCCTCCCCAAAGGGGCGCCCCCGGCGTCGAAAAGCCGCATGGAAGAGCTTGTCGAGAGCTCCCGCCGTCGCCTCCTCCTTTTCGACCTGACCCCCGGCCAGATCGAGAAGCTCGAGAAGACGGGCGTGCCAACGCGCACCGTCATTCTTTATTCGCCGCTCTCGGGAATCGTTCTGGAGCGCAAGGTCACGCACGGGGAAAGGATCGACCCGAGCATGGCACTTCTGGAGGTCGCGGATCTCTCCCGGGTCTGGGTCCTCGCCTCGGTCTACGAATACGAGCTGCCGTTCGTGAAGGTGGGGCAGAAAGCGACGATGACCCTTGCTTACCTTCCCGGCAGGGCCTTCACGGGGCGGGTGAGCCTCGTCTATCCGGTCCTGGATGGCGCAACTCGGACCGTGCAGGCCCGCATTGAATTCGCCAATCCTCACCTCGAGCTGAAGCCCGAGATGTATGCCGACGTCGAGATTCTGAGCGACCTCGGCGAGCGCCTCACCGTGCCGGAGAGCGCAGTCCTTTCCTCCGGGACCCGGGACATCGTGTTCGTCGATCGGGGCGAAGGTTACTTCGACCCGCGGATAGTGAAAGTAGGTCTTCGACTTCCCGAGGCCGTGGAGATCCTCGAGGGTCTAAGCGCAGGGGAGAGCGTGGTGACCTCCGCCAATTTCCTGGTGGATTCGGAGTCAAAGCTCAAGTCGGCCCTGGAAGCGGCTTCAGCCCCCTCAACACAGCCCACGCCGACGCCGACGGCGCCGGCGCACCGGCACTGA
- a CDS encoding CusA/CzcA family heavy metal efflux RND transporter yields the protein MVERIIEFSAHNRFLILVLTAVAVVWAVYAVTNVPLDAIPDLSDTQVIVYSRWDRSPDILEDQVTYPIIAALLGAPRVKAIRGLSDFGFSYVYVIFEDGTDLYWARSRTLEYLSKILPRLPEGVRTEIGPDATGVGWVYQYALLDRSGKHDLAELRSFQDWTLRYLIQSVPGVAEVASIGGFQKQYQVNVNPNALAAYRIPLARVVEAIRQGNSDVGGRLVEFSGAEYMVRGRGYARTTTDLEQIVVGDNGSGTPILVRDVAKVELGPDIRRGVVDLDGLGDTVGGIVVMRQGENALNVINRVKERIESVWASFPEGVELVTTYDRSDLIKRAIANLREELVLEMIIVSLVILIFLWHIPSAIVPIVTIPVAVLLAFIPMHALGITSNIMSLAGIAISIGVLVDGAIVEVENAYKKLQLWEAGGRQGDYHAIRLQALKEVGPSVFFSLLVVAVAFLPIFTLVDQEGRLFKPLAFTKNFAMAIAALLAITLDPAMRMLFTRMDRMEFRPRWLAWIANQTVVGTYHPEERHPISRFLFRVYEPACRLVLRFPWMTVGVATLLIAMTIPVYFQLGSEFMPPLDEGSLLYMPTTVPGLSVTEAEKLVQTMDEMIREVPEVIRVFGKAGRADTATDPAPLSMFETTILLKPHDQWRKVKRFYSDWPEWLQKPLRRLWWDRISREELVDQLDRKLRFPGVPNIWTMPIRNRTDMLITGIRTPVGLKIFGPDLTVIERIGSEVEAALRDVRGTRSLFAERTAGGYYLDFDLRRGDLARYGLTVEDAQRVIQSAIGGDTVTTVVEGRARYSVNVRYARELRDNLEALQRVLVPTPSGSQIPLAQVADIRMTSGPSMIRDENGLLCGYVYVDLAGRDVGSYVEEAKRRVAEKVSVPTGYSVQWSGQYENVLRVRERLKVVVPLTVFLIFMLLYLNTKSGVKAGIVLLAVPFSGIGAVWLLYLLGYNVSIATWVGMIALMGLDAETGVFMLLFLDLAYHDAERAGRLKTREDLREAIVHGAVKRIRPKMMTVAAAFMGLMPIMWSVGTGADMMKRVVAPMVGGLVTSFILELLVYPPVYEIWKWNFEMKRGRTALEGLQ from the coding sequence ATGGTCGAGCGGATCATCGAGTTCTCGGCTCACAACAGATTTCTCATCCTGGTCTTGACCGCGGTGGCGGTGGTGTGGGCCGTCTACGCCGTCACCAACGTCCCGCTGGACGCCATCCCCGACCTCTCGGACACGCAGGTCATCGTCTATTCGCGCTGGGACCGGAGTCCCGACATTCTCGAGGACCAGGTGACGTATCCCATCATCGCGGCGTTGCTGGGCGCGCCGCGCGTGAAGGCGATCCGCGGGTTATCCGATTTCGGCTTTTCCTACGTCTACGTCATCTTCGAGGATGGCACCGATCTCTACTGGGCCCGCAGCCGGACGCTGGAGTATCTCAGCAAGATCCTGCCGCGCCTTCCCGAAGGAGTGCGCACCGAAATCGGCCCCGATGCCACCGGCGTGGGGTGGGTTTACCAATACGCGCTGTTGGACCGCTCGGGGAAACATGACCTGGCCGAGCTGCGTTCTTTCCAGGACTGGACGCTCCGGTACCTGATACAGAGCGTCCCGGGGGTCGCCGAGGTCGCCTCCATCGGCGGGTTCCAGAAGCAGTACCAAGTCAATGTGAACCCCAACGCCTTGGCGGCGTACCGCATTCCGCTGGCCCGCGTCGTGGAGGCGATCCGACAGGGGAACAGCGACGTGGGTGGGCGCCTGGTGGAGTTCTCGGGCGCCGAGTACATGGTGCGTGGGCGAGGGTATGCGCGCACGACGACCGATCTCGAGCAGATCGTCGTCGGCGACAACGGGAGCGGTACGCCAATCTTGGTGCGGGACGTGGCGAAGGTCGAGCTGGGCCCCGACATCCGGCGGGGTGTCGTCGATCTTGACGGGCTGGGGGACACGGTGGGGGGGATCGTCGTGATGCGCCAAGGCGAGAACGCCCTCAACGTCATCAACCGAGTGAAGGAGCGGATCGAGAGCGTCTGGGCCTCGTTCCCGGAAGGCGTCGAGCTGGTCACCACTTACGACCGCTCCGACCTCATCAAACGCGCCATCGCCAACCTGCGGGAAGAGCTGGTGCTGGAGATGATCATCGTCAGCCTGGTGATCCTGATCTTCCTCTGGCACATTCCCTCGGCCATCGTTCCCATCGTCACCATTCCGGTCGCGGTCCTTCTGGCCTTCATCCCGATGCATGCTCTGGGGATCACCTCCAACATCATGTCCCTGGCCGGCATCGCCATCTCCATCGGCGTCCTGGTGGACGGGGCCATCGTGGAGGTGGAAAACGCCTACAAGAAGCTTCAGCTATGGGAGGCGGGAGGGCGACAAGGGGACTACCACGCCATCCGGCTGCAGGCGTTGAAAGAGGTGGGCCCCTCGGTCTTCTTCTCCCTTCTGGTCGTCGCCGTCGCCTTCCTGCCGATCTTCACCTTGGTGGACCAGGAGGGGCGCCTTTTCAAGCCACTGGCCTTTACCAAGAACTTCGCCATGGCCATAGCGGCCCTGCTGGCGATCACGCTGGACCCGGCCATGCGCATGCTCTTCACCCGGATGGATCGGATGGAATTCCGCCCGCGGTGGCTTGCCTGGATCGCCAACCAGACCGTGGTGGGGACCTACCATCCCGAGGAGAGGCATCCCATCAGCCGGTTCCTGTTTCGGGTCTACGAGCCCGCCTGCCGGCTGGTGCTGAGGTTTCCGTGGATGACCGTGGGCGTGGCGACCCTGCTGATCGCGATGACGATCCCCGTCTACTTTCAGCTCGGCTCCGAGTTCATGCCGCCGCTCGACGAGGGATCGCTGCTCTACATGCCCACCACCGTGCCGGGTCTCTCGGTCACCGAGGCGGAGAAGCTGGTCCAGACCATGGACGAGATGATCCGGGAAGTGCCGGAGGTTATCCGGGTGTTCGGCAAGGCCGGCCGCGCCGACACGGCGACCGATCCGGCTCCGCTTTCGATGTTCGAGACGACCATCCTGCTCAAGCCCCACGACCAGTGGCGCAAAGTGAAACGGTTCTATTCGGACTGGCCCGAGTGGCTGCAGAAGCCCCTACGCCGTCTTTGGTGGGACAGGATCTCCCGGGAAGAGCTCGTGGACCAGCTGGACCGCAAGCTGCGCTTCCCGGGAGTGCCCAACATCTGGACGATGCCGATCAGGAACCGGACCGACATGCTCATCACCGGGATCCGCACGCCGGTAGGACTCAAGATCTTCGGCCCGGATCTCACGGTGATCGAGCGGATCGGCAGCGAAGTGGAAGCCGCGCTGCGCGACGTGCGCGGCACCCGCAGCCTGTTCGCGGAGCGGACGGCGGGCGGCTACTACCTCGACTTCGACCTGCGGCGCGGAGATCTCGCCCGCTACGGCCTGACGGTGGAGGACGCCCAGAGAGTCATCCAATCGGCCATCGGCGGCGACACGGTCACCACCGTCGTGGAAGGTCGCGCGCGTTACAGCGTCAACGTCCGCTACGCGCGGGAGTTGCGGGACAACCTCGAGGCCCTGCAGAGGGTCCTGGTCCCGACTCCCTCGGGATCGCAGATTCCGCTCGCGCAAGTCGCGGACATTCGCATGACGTCCGGCCCGTCCATGATCCGAGACGAAAACGGCTTGCTCTGTGGGTACGTCTACGTGGACCTTGCCGGACGCGACGTCGGAAGCTACGTCGAGGAGGCGAAAAGGCGCGTGGCGGAAAAGGTCTCCGTCCCGACGGGCTACTCGGTCCAGTGGAGCGGTCAGTACGAAAACGTCCTGCGAGTGCGCGAGCGCCTGAAGGTCGTGGTTCCCCTCACGGTGTTCCTGATCTTCATGCTCCTGTACCTCAACACCAAGTCGGGGGTGAAGGCCGGAATCGTTCTTCTGGCCGTGCCGTTCTCCGGCATCGGGGCCGTCTGGCTCCTCTATCTGCTCGGCTACAACGTCTCCATCGCCACTTGGGTGGGGATGATTGCGCTGATGGGGCTCGACGCCGAGACCGGCGTGTTCATGCTGCTGTTCCTCGATCTTGCCTATCACGACGCGGAGCGGGCCGGGCGGCTGAAGACGCGCGAGGACCTCCGGGAGGCAATCGTCCACGGCGCCGTGAAACGCATCCGTCCGAAGATGATGACGGTCGCAGCCGCATTCATGGGGCTGATGCCGATC